In Hermetia illucens chromosome 5, iHerIll2.2.curated.20191125, whole genome shotgun sequence, a single window of DNA contains:
- the LOC119657070 gene encoding uncharacterized protein LOC119657070 — MRMAGKFINRLKTEVLLSAGRRAWLFSTFDIAFLRNCAKFEIPAKTMSDPESSRNVEIKARLGSDENYKAAVEIARNLTSTDGEVIKQRDVFFNSREGRLKLRYMSDCNMLIYYARDDEAGPKLSNYYTVKVEDASTLEHVLTTSNGTRGIVQKERLLFIHENTRIHLDKVENLGNFLEFEVVLKPGEKVEQGQEFAEKMMKIFKIREEDLLTGAYLDLLVGKQ; from the coding sequence ATGAGAATGGCGGGAAAGTTCATAAACAGACTCAAGACCGAAGTGCTCCTTTCAGCCGGGCGCCGTGCGTGGTTGTTTTCGACATTTGACATTGCATTTCTTCGAAACTGTGCGAAGTTTGAAATCCCGGCAAAGACCATGAGTGATCCCGAATCAAGTCGTAACGTAGAAATCAAAGCGCGTTTAGGTTCAGACGAAAACTATAAAGCAGCCGTTGAAATTGCCCGGAACCTAACCTCGACCGATGGTGAAGTAATAAAGCAACGAGATGTTTTCTTCAATTCCCGTGAGGGAAGGTTGAAGCTACGTTACATGTCCGATTGCAATATGTTGATTTACTATGCACGGGACGACGAAGCAGGTCCGAAGCTATCAAATTACTACACTGTGAAGGTGGAAGATGCTAGTACACTGGAGCACGTACTAACAACCAGCAATGGCACGCGAGGAATAGTCCAAAAGGAGCGGCTCCTGTTTATTCACGAGAATACTAGGATTCATCTAGATAAAGTGGAGAATCTTGGTAACTTTCTAGAGTTCGAGGTGGTGCTTAAGCCAGGCGAAAAGGTGGAACAGGGACAAGAGTTTGCagaaaaaatgatgaaaatcttCAAGATTCGGGAAGAGGACTTGTTAACCGGTGCCTATTTGGATTTACTAGTAGGAAAGCAGTGA
- the LOC119657619 gene encoding platelet-activating factor acetylhydrolase IB subunit beta homolog — translation MNPCTIASPVEDLDGDDRWLSIHRRFLSECREKDPDVIFLGDCVLESLQHTETWNLYFAPMHCLNFSIRNDRTQNVLWRVENGELDNVRPKIVVLHVGTNNIENTAEEIAEGIYVIVQRIQEKLPEAYIVLPTLLPRGQQTNSLRDKNVEVNNLIRDKCIGLNHVQIVTIDKGLIQSDGTISHHDMFDYLNLTNSGAKKIFEPVHDLLSQILNENEPEKDLTPSE, via the exons ATGAATCCTTGCACAATTGCTTCGCCCGTCGAGGATTTGGACGGTGACGACCGATGGCTAAGCATTCATAGACGGTTCCTGTCCGAGTGCCGGGAGAAGGATCCGGACGTAATATTCCTGGGTGACTGCGTGCTGGAGTCGCTGCAACACACAGAAACGTGGAATCTATACTTTGCACCAATGCATTGCCTTAATTTTAGCATAAGAAATGATCGGACGCAGAACGTGCTGTGGCGTGTGGAGAATGGGGAATTGGATAATGTTCGACCGAAG ATAGTAGTACTGCATGTTGGCACGAACAACATTGAGAACACTGCTGAGGAAATAGCCGAGGGAATTTACGTGATTGTGCAGAGGATACAGGAGAAACTCCCAGAGGCCTACATTGTGCTTCCG ACACTGCTTCCGCGAGGACAACAAACAAATAGCTTACGGGACAAAAATGTCGAAGTAAATAATTTGATAAGAGACAAGTGTATAGGTTTGAATCATGTGCAAATTGTCACAATCGATAAAGGTCTCATTCAGTCGGACGGCACGATCAGTCACCATGATATGTTTGACTATCTGAATCTCACAAACAGCGGGGCGAAAAAAATTTTCGAACCGGTGCACGATCTCTTATCGCAAATCCTAAACGAAAATGAACCGGAGAAGGATCTGACACCATCTGAATAG